GTTATTAATTGAATTCATGTAAATTTTGTgatacacagtgaaatgtggCTTTCACACTATTGTACCTGGTTTAATGACTCCAGACCAGTATGCAATTGCAGGTTCTCTCATTCCTCCTTCATACGTAGTGCCTTTACCGCACTTCAACAACCCAGAATTTCCTCCACGAGACATTCGCATAAGTTCTGGTCTAAAAATATGACAGAACCCATAAGAGAAAGTGGAAAAAACGTTCaatatagaaatgtaaagaactgttttttttaatcacacatGAGCACgggtgcacacacaaacacatacacacacacacacactcttacccaTTGTCAGCTGTGAAGAAGACAAGTGTGTTATTAAGGACACCTGTTTCCTTCAGAGTTTTCAGAATGTTTCCTACAGTGGAGTCAAACTCCAGTAACGCGTCTCCAAATGGCCCCCTGAGCGACCGGCCCACTGATTTCCACCCTGCAAACTGTGGGTAGTGAGTGTGCTACATGTACACACCGTCATTTagggaaagagacagaaaaaatattgtaaatgaaCAATTAGAAAAATAACTCAAAAGgtaacaaactttaaaaactatatacaaacgaatatatatatgtatatatatacgaatatacaaactgtaaaaaaaaacaaaaacaattgtgtatttatgAAACAGCGCAAGCAGAAGGACTGGGATCAATCAGAATATAATATTCTAACGAAGGCCATGTAAAATGTTGCTCCCTTACATTGTGTTAGTACACTGGTTTAACAGTGTTGGGGCATTTGTATATTCATAGATTGTGTATTTGTTAATGATGCTAAGAGTGTAGGTGCGTCTGTAGATCCTGATGTCCATGTACTAGCTAGAAGTAATACTGGCTGGTATAAATAAGTTAACTGATCTAACTCACTGTGTaggtttattattatcagtaataACAATGTGAAATACAAAGTGGTTTAACTGTGGCAATGCGGATGTTGTTTGTAATTGATGTAGCTTTAGAAGCAAAAAATCAAGAGAAGACAAGCTGCAAGTGTGACAGTtacaattatattataaatataaattagaaTGAAGGCAATAAAATATATCCAGTGTAATATGTTGTATATCTCCTTACATTCACTAGCAAGACAAATCGCTGGCTTTTCATCTTGTGCCCTTATTAGTAAGGCAATTAAAATAACAAGAGCTTAACTTCACTTTGAACTTCACTTTCGTTTATGAAAAGAGaaattgtgtcattttttttgtacaccCTTTTGAAGCCATTTCCCCCCCAAGGATTCATATAAAATGTGCACTTGAGAGGGATAACTCACATGAGAGGGATAATAGAGGAAGAAAGGTTGGCGTTTCTGAGTCGCGCTGCGAATGAACTCAGTGGCAAAATTACTATAGGCATCTTCCAGATGAATAAAATCTACAGGCTGCTGAGTGATGGTTTCTCCATCCATCAGAGGCACGGTTACTGTACCGACATCACAGAAGCCATAACACTTCACATCTGGAGGGAAGCAGGTCAGGTTGTGACAAGGACCCTGTACAAAAATTAGGTAAGTGTGGAGTTTGGTATCAATTGAAATGcataatattacattaaaaaaatgaaaaaaaaaatgaaaactactTCTGTATTTTTGCCCATTGTGCCAGACAGATCAGTGTTACCATGTCATGAGAGTATGGGATGCCAAGGTAATGGTCAAAGCCCTGTCGTGTAGGCAGGTAAGTACCATTAGCCCCGTAGCCCAGGTGCCATTTCCCCATCATGGCTGTGGCATAGCCTAGTGGCTTCAGTACTTCTGCAATGGTGGTCTCGTTGAGCGGAAGCCCACCTATTGATCCTGGGTACAGCACACCAGGGTAGATGCCAGAACGTGTCTGATAACGGCCAGTCAACAAAGACGCTCTGTCAAATAAGCAAATACAAAAAGCCATAAATATTTCAGCAGGTGTCATCAGAGATGTGATCAGTAAAGTACTTAAGAACATTTCAGCTCTATTTTAAGGAATAATCTGAGATGATCATAGCTCAAAAACAAAGCATTAGTTACAGTACATCGTCTGATTATATTTCTGTCTGTAAAATAAGCCTTTTAATGcaaacctatatatatatatatatatatgtatatatgtatgtatgtaagtatgtaagtatgtaagtatgtgtgtgtgtgtgtgtgtgtgtgtgtgtgtgtgtatatatatatcgcaCAAACAACTTTATTCAAAATACAGTCACATTGTCTCTGCCaccatattttattatattatatactgtctATATATTTTCCCCAATCCTACCTGTAGGTAAATTCTATTTTagcttaaatgttttatttaaaaataaatattcacagtaGAATAATAGAAATATTCAGCTGTATGTAGGGTTtgacatttaatttgttttataccACCTGAGCCCATTTCCCCTTTCTGCCCTCCTGATTGGGCAtttataaaatgactgacagtcTCTACATCCAATCACAAACCAGTATTCCGGCCCGGGTTTTCTCAGTCGCTTAAATTACACTTTAAGGAAGCGATGGCAGGTTGATATAAAGCTGAAAATAAAGGTAGACGTCCATCACACACCTGGATGGGCTGCACACAGGGCTGGTGGAGTAGAAGTCGGTAAACCGGAGCCCGTGAGCCGCCAGTCGGTCCAGGTTCGGTGTGAGGGATGTAGGATGAGCTGAGAAGCCCAGATCTCCATAACCCAAATCATCCGCGAACAGCAGCACGAAGTTGGGCAGAGAAGCAGACTGACAAACAGAAAGCAACGCAAATCCGACCATCACACACTCCATGATGTGTCCCGGGATAGTTGGTTCTTTATTAAATGGTACACAGACATAACAGGAACTCACAATGTCATATGACTGTACAGTCATGTGATCAGCACCGTGAGGGATCATGGGATTTGTAGTTCCTCATATCTGTGGTTcaataaagaaaggaaggaagaaaaaggaaaggaaggaagaaaaaagatagaagaaagaagaagtaaagaagaaaaacgaaagaaagaaagaaagaaagaaagaagaaatactTCTAAGCAAGGAAATAATtactataagaaataaataatttatatagttCCTTTCATCCGTGGTTCATTtctgaaagaaggaaagaaagatataAATACTTATAAGCAAAGGAATaattataagaaataaataatttatatagttAATCTCATATCTGTGGttcaagaaagaaaggaaggaaggaaggaaagacggggggggggcacggtggcttagtggttagcacgttcgcctcacacctccagggttgggggttcgattcccgcatccaccttgtgtgtgtggagtttgcatgttctccccgtgcctcgggggtttcctccaggtacaccggtttcctcccccgggccgaagacatgcatggtaggttgattggcatctctggaaaattgtccgtagtgtgtgattgcgtgagtgaatgagagtgtgtgtgtgtgccctgtgatgggttggcactccgtccagggtgtatcctgccttgatgcccaaagacaCCTGAGatggtagttcagataagcggtagaaaatgaatgagtgagagagttacaTTCATCCGTGGTTctataaagaaaaaaggaaggaaggaaagaaagaaagatagaaataCTTCtaagcaaagaaataaataatttatatagttAATCTCATATCTGTGGTTCAATTTAGAAAGAAAGACTTCTAAGCAaggaaataattattataaataaataattgatattAAAGACTTTTTATAACCCAAAGACAATTCagatttttccccacacatttttttgtatcaaactgcacattttaattCCGCTGACCccattattacatattttcatatttttgagcatcctatttttttatacttaaaatatGAAGCTTTTTCCTGAGTTTTCCACCAAGAGAGCACATTACATTTAAGttgacattttttgtttttaaattactgAGATTAATGAGGTGTTGAATTAAacccatttaatttaattgccGAGTCAAACAGGCCAGCAACTATAACAACTccaaaaattatacttttactAAAACTAGGTTGTTATTTCTACCACTTTATCTAAATATAAAGGCACCCCACATCACGGCTATACTTCACGGGCCCTTAGATGTACAAGCCACAGGAGAACCATTGttctaaaatatattaatctTTTGATGGGCGCATTGCATTCTGTTTTGTTTCGATATGTTTAATGAGTTTTGCATACCATAAAAACAACGCTTATGATGTCCACAAATACGTTTTAAAGGGAAGAAGTACTTTTTTCTTCCATAATTCAAACATTATATATCTAAAAATGCCTCCTCATATGTTTAAGCTCAACACTATTAAACATATTCATTTTATGAAAGATGCCAAGAATTAAATACTTAGTCTCAACTAAATGATCCAAAGCTTAAACAGCATGCTGGAATATGGATTATCCTTTAGTGTTactttagtgttagtgttactctccccactctccaagacctgtacttctccagagtgagcaaaagggcaaagaaaatcactctggacccctcacatccagcacactcactcttcgaactgttgccatctggccgacgctacagagccctgagcaccaaaacgaccagatataggaacagtttcttccctcaggcaatccatctgatgaacacttaacatacatctgatgaacacctactgtaacatacacagaacaaaccctattcttacattgtctacaagtatgcatttataatttatttttgcacatctttacttcaatttgcacacttatatttcaatttgcacatacaactgtctattatgtatgtgttcatttcttaccattgcctatatgtttacactgtggagctcctgtactagaaaaaattcctcgtatgtgaaaacatacttggcaataaagacctttctgattctgatttctgattctgattctttacTCTATTCTCTGCCACTATGGGTCACTGTTTCCTTAATGGTGATGCAGTATAACTACATGCAGCAGAATTGGATTACTGGATTTTGAGGATTCATATATTCACAGAGATTCAACCATCCTGGAGAATCTCTGTGTTCTGcacattttctgtgtttttcctGCTCTAACAATCACTTCCATACAGGAAAGGTTAATTTGATGATtagttgaagtgtgtgtgtgtgtgtgtgtgtgtgtgtgttagaccaaCGCTAAGAACCTGTTAGCCACAGGAATGAGAAATGGTTCAAACATTAATCAGTAGAATCTCTTATATACAGTTCATCCACATACAGCATACCTTACCTTACAGTGAACCTCCTTACTTCCTTTAACTCAGCTTGTTATAAAGTTCAGTTCAGAGTGCagtacagcacctctggagcaatTATGGCCCAACagtgaacccctgaccttctgagcagtaaCCCAAAGCCTGAAATGCTGAGCCACCACAATCATTATGAATTAAGAATTAAGGCTGCAGTGAGTAAATGCTTGCTTGATGCTTTTGTAGTGATCCAATATGATGATCATTGTAATATTGAAGCAAGATACTCTGTTCTAGTTCATCCAACATGGTCAGCCACGTAATCAAAGGCCCTAGGATACTGATCACCTAGCAA
Above is a window of Tachysurus vachellii isolate PV-2020 chromosome 9, HZAU_Pvac_v1, whole genome shotgun sequence DNA encoding:
- the arsa gene encoding arylsulfatase A, whose translation is MECVMVGFALLSVCQSASLPNFVLLFADDLGYGDLGFSAHPTSLTPNLDRLAAHGLRFTDFYSTSPVCSPSRASLLTGRYQTRSGIYPGVLYPGSIGGLPLNETTIAEVLKPLGYATAMMGKWHLGYGANGTYLPTRQGFDHYLGIPYSHDMGPCHNLTCFPPDVKCYGFCDVGTVTVPLMDGETITQQPVDFIHLEDAYSNFATEFIRSATQKRQPFFLYYPSHHTHYPQFAGWKSVGRSLRGPFGDALLEFDSTVGNILKTLKETGVLNNTLVFFTADNGPELMRMSRGGNSGLLKCGKGTTYEGGMREPAIAYWSGVIKPGVTHSLSSTLDILPTIAKLAGAPLPKVQLDGVDMIDILFNHGTGQRKAMFYYPVDPSEKYGVFAVRLGKYKAHYYTRGAAHSDTTPDQDCHFISPLRYHDPPLLFDLESDPSENYSLNVKDHPDMISVLQNIKDLKDSFEASMQFGESEIGKGTDPDLAPCCNPQCSPKPECCRCETSL